The following proteins are co-located in the Paenibacillus sp. FSL H8-0079 genome:
- a CDS encoding DUF6809 family protein, translated as MSNLIEDLFHGNLRLDESIHPEQEEYQEINRQISDLMQDYKTQLTGNEYDALEQLIDLIGQSTSMYVEAAFEQGFRTGGRLMIEVLAKP; from the coding sequence ATGTCAAACCTGATCGAAGATTTGTTTCACGGGAACCTGCGGTTGGACGAGTCGATTCATCCTGAGCAAGAAGAGTATCAGGAGATCAATCGCCAGATATCGGACCTCATGCAGGATTACAAAACACAGCTTACGGGGAACGAATACGATGCCTTGGAGCAACTGATAGACTTGATCGGACAATCCACGTCCATGTATGTGGAAGCGGCGTTTGAGCAAGGTTTTCGCACAGGCGGTAGACTGATGATTGAGGTTTTAGCTAAACCGTGA
- a CDS encoding helix-turn-helix transcriptional regulator, producing the protein MYARIRNLREDKDLSQTQMAAYLGCSQRVYSNYERGELDIPTAILIKLADYHQTSTDYLLNRTDVRGPYPSK; encoded by the coding sequence ATGTATGCTCGTATACGCAATTTGCGTGAAGACAAAGACTTATCCCAAACTCAAATGGCAGCCTACCTTGGCTGTAGTCAACGTGTTTATAGCAACTATGAACGTGGTGAATTGGATATTCCAACGGCTATATTGATTAAACTGGCTGATTATCATCAGACCAGTACAGATTATCTTTTGAATCGGACAGATGTTAGGGGACCTTATCCATCAAAATGA
- a CDS encoding putative phage abortive infection protein yields the protein MNKKHIALIVCGVFVVWAGSGIAINGLINASYRGTFGDMFGAVNALFSGLAFGGLIYTIFLQMAENRRQQQEAKDMNEKMMEQVRLSNVQRFESTLFLTVQMHHDIVKNINIKGTSGRGAFFTFYNLLIKEYMLVLDEEYGIKTIDFPADINRELDDDYIKESILHEQKVNYSLTHAIQRAILLNEQALGTYVRNLTNIYRMIDANASLSTDERNEYIKLVNAQLSLYEYIMLFYYCFLLTSREFKSYADKYHIFDVGNMNPGYLINIKHWFMYDKLRW from the coding sequence ATGAATAAAAAACATATCGCACTCATTGTGTGTGGGGTTTTTGTAGTGTGGGCCGGTTCTGGAATTGCTATAAACGGATTGATTAATGCCAGTTATCGGGGAACATTCGGTGATATGTTTGGAGCGGTGAACGCGTTGTTCTCTGGTCTTGCATTTGGGGGATTAATATACACAATTTTTCTGCAAATGGCAGAGAACAGACGCCAACAACAAGAAGCTAAAGATATGAATGAGAAGATGATGGAGCAGGTTAGACTCTCAAATGTTCAGCGTTTTGAAAGTACGCTTTTCTTAACCGTTCAAATGCATCACGATATAGTGAAGAACATTAATATCAAAGGTACGTCAGGAAGAGGTGCCTTTTTTACTTTCTATAATTTGTTAATAAAAGAATATATGTTAGTTCTAGATGAGGAATATGGTATTAAAACAATCGATTTTCCGGCAGACATCAATAGAGAGTTGGACGATGATTATATTAAAGAATCTATTCTTCACGAACAGAAGGTTAACTATAGCTTAACGCATGCAATTCAAAGAGCTATTTTATTAAATGAACAGGCGTTAGGAACGTATGTTAGAAACTTAACAAATATTTATAGAATGATTGACGCAAATGCCTCTCTTAGTACAGATGAAAGAAATGAATATATAAAGCTGGTTAATGCTCAATTGTCTCTATACGAATATATAATGCTTTTTTACTACTGTTTCTTACTTACTTCCAGAGAGTTTAAAAGTTACGCTGACAAATATCATATATTTGACGTTGGCAACATGAATCCAGGTTATTTAATTAATATTAAGCATTGGTTTATGTATGACAAGTTAAGATGGTAA
- a CDS encoding AAA family ATPase: MIILNVRIKNHKSIDDSGEIKLHNKMNVLAGKNNTGKSAFIEALYKVLQGMLNSPALDTQSTEIELELSLSDEEVNYLNDNVPPGFTIQYSEKFRLFLRYFNSHNVTVFNKVQGYYNDHFQDVYINSNYHKVGVAPKYMFVIPDQEDSVLVPNSTFISNFMNLLNKKIVYITGSRHVPSTETSTLNNYLKIDGTNLNGFLYSMHNNEEETFDKIVETFKQIFTDVITIRTPIDGGNQTFISVSFEGLDTPIPLSDCGSGYTHVLLLLCVLYTKENSIVLFDEPQVFLHPSAEKAIYDLVSDSNEHQFVFTTHSPILINYPSDKYLIHVSKLNGISSFTQLEHIQEVLSDIGVSNSDFALSDKVIFVEGQTEELVIPMILTHFGLKQIGYNYRILNMKGTGNYFNKNSSMRAYKGKLDLILSGISESPIPYKIIIDADNKTDEKLLTLRESYGDSIIILGRREYENYFLDCYHELSEIINRNSSIAVADPDLIKSKIDHLLLSIDDNKLFPKKGSTNVLKDVVGSEVLERLFESYSLHYNKIVHGMELTELVLNNTPEKLEFFKSELQDFIKG; the protein is encoded by the coding sequence ATGATAATTCTTAACGTTCGTATTAAAAATCACAAAAGTATCGATGATTCAGGAGAGATTAAATTACATAATAAAATGAATGTTTTAGCAGGTAAAAATAATACAGGTAAATCAGCTTTCATTGAAGCGTTGTATAAAGTTCTACAAGGTATGCTAAACTCCCCGGCCTTAGATACTCAATCAACCGAAATTGAATTAGAATTATCCTTGTCAGACGAAGAAGTAAATTATCTAAATGATAATGTACCTCCAGGATTTACAATCCAGTATTCGGAAAAGTTCAGACTTTTTTTAAGATATTTCAATAGTCATAATGTGACAGTTTTTAATAAAGTACAAGGATACTACAACGATCATTTTCAAGATGTTTACATTAACAGTAATTATCATAAAGTTGGAGTAGCTCCAAAATATATGTTCGTGATACCCGATCAAGAAGACAGCGTATTAGTCCCCAATAGTACATTTATTTCTAATTTCATGAACCTTTTAAACAAGAAAATTGTTTATATAACTGGTTCTAGACATGTACCTTCGACTGAGACTTCAACTTTAAACAATTACTTAAAAATTGATGGGACAAATCTTAATGGGTTTCTTTACTCTATGCACAATAATGAAGAAGAAACTTTTGATAAAATTGTGGAAACGTTTAAACAAATATTTACTGACGTTATAACTATTAGGACTCCTATTGATGGAGGTAACCAGACTTTTATAAGTGTATCCTTCGAAGGCTTAGATACGCCAATTCCCTTATCAGATTGCGGAAGTGGCTATACTCACGTTTTATTACTATTGTGTGTACTCTATACAAAAGAAAACAGTATAGTTCTATTTGATGAGCCACAAGTATTCTTACATCCTTCTGCCGAGAAGGCCATCTATGATTTAGTAAGCGATAGCAATGAACACCAGTTTGTATTCACTACGCATTCCCCTATTTTAATTAATTATCCATCTGATAAATATTTAATTCATGTAAGTAAGTTGAATGGGATAAGTTCCTTCACACAGTTAGAACATATTCAAGAAGTGTTGTCTGATATAGGTGTTAGTAATAGTGACTTTGCTTTATCTGATAAAGTAATATTTGTAGAAGGACAAACTGAGGAACTTGTAATTCCGATGATCCTCACTCATTTCGGCTTAAAACAGATTGGTTATAATTACAGAATATTAAATATGAAGGGAACTGGTAATTATTTTAATAAGAATTCTTCTATGCGAGCGTATAAAGGCAAACTTGACTTAATTCTAAGTGGCATATCAGAGAGTCCAATACCTTATAAAATAATTATTGATGCAGATAACAAAACCGACGAAAAACTTCTCACATTAAGAGAAAGCTATGGAGATAGTATAATTATCTTGGGACGACGAGAGTACGAGAACTACTTTTTAGACTGTTATCATGAGCTTTCTGAAATCATTAATCGAAATTCATCAATAGCTGTTGCAGATCCAGATCTAATAAAGAGCAAAATCGACCATTTATTATTATCAATCGATGACAATAAATTATTCCCTAAAAAAGGTTCTACAAATGTATTAAAAGATGTCGTTGGAAGTGAAGTGTTAGAACGCTTATTTGAAAGCTACTCTTTACACTACAATAAAATAGTTCATGGAATGGAACTGACTGAATTAGTGTTAAACAACACTCCAGAAAAATTGGAATTCTTTAAGAGCGAACTGCAAGATTTCATTAAAGGATAA
- a CDS encoding GNAT family protein yields MNIIIEKLKDTDIEDLYEFEIENRIFFEEMVPSRGDDYYIPEVFKVRNASLLDEQVKGLSFFYLIKDENNSILGRINLVDIDDSDKIGFLGYRVGQIHTGKGVAKKALKLLLNTIVDLDIKEVKAKTTTNNIASQKVLEQNGFEHTETSDKEFEMNGQMLKFITYTWINKSLF; encoded by the coding sequence ATGAATATAATAATTGAGAAGTTAAAAGATACAGATATTGAAGACTTGTATGAATTCGAAATTGAAAACAGAATTTTTTTCGAGGAAATGGTACCGTCTCGAGGAGATGATTATTACATACCTGAGGTTTTTAAAGTAAGGAATGCATCTCTGCTTGATGAACAAGTCAAAGGACTCTCCTTTTTTTATTTAATAAAAGACGAAAATAACTCGATTCTTGGAAGAATAAATTTAGTTGATATTGATGATTCAGATAAAATAGGATTTCTCGGCTATAGAGTGGGACAAATCCACACTGGAAAAGGTGTTGCTAAAAAAGCATTAAAATTATTACTCAATACAATAGTTGATTTAGATATAAAAGAAGTTAAGGCAAAAACAACCACCAACAATATAGCATCTCAAAAAGTTTTAGAGCAAAACGGATTCGAGCATACAGAAACTAGTGATAAAGAATTTGAAATGAATGGGCAAATGTTAAAATTCATTACTTATACATGGATAAATAAATCATTATTTTAA
- a CDS encoding WXG100 family type VII secretion target codes for MSTIKVTPEQLHHVSNQVDQARQQMESIRGNLTRQIMFIQTLWMGATQERFFYEFERSRPILDKALESMVKTSKELKDIATRFENTDAEQVSLVGAIGAAGAAAMMRNSVSNTGSNDKGYRMAQVNMFGKLMWMPVNKEGVADQAALQAYQRDQGHLDINRMQAVNVEPPGEDIYAMQIKAFEMGIHPMTGEPVSDKYAQMMLTSLKFSQLFMAFQMVRGSMPGGKGPFRLPSSHPAVAKIKKNLEAAEARKASNIKGTGDISGIKSAKEVEIINKRGESLGEFDEIDLKKGVFYEDKSAQGLNKVNPKTGLPAQTPQEFADKQIFTKTRNRIFALENATSTRTTVHGSQEIPALQEIKGIKEFVFRLDGDTPKLRQAVNKSINKLKEEFPDYKFSATFGGE; via the coding sequence ATGAGTACAATTAAAGTTACCCCAGAGCAACTACATCACGTGTCGAATCAGGTGGATCAGGCCAGACAACAGATGGAGAGTATACGGGGGAATCTGACAAGACAGATCATGTTTATTCAGACATTGTGGATGGGGGCAACGCAGGAGCGATTTTTCTATGAGTTTGAACGGTCACGCCCTATACTGGATAAAGCGCTGGAGAGTATGGTGAAGACCTCCAAGGAATTGAAGGATATTGCTACGCGTTTTGAGAATACAGATGCTGAGCAGGTGAGTCTGGTCGGTGCTATTGGGGCCGCGGGTGCGGCAGCGATGATGAGAAATTCGGTAAGTAACACAGGCTCGAATGATAAGGGCTATCGAATGGCACAAGTTAATATGTTTGGAAAGTTAATGTGGATGCCTGTCAATAAGGAGGGTGTTGCGGATCAGGCTGCTCTTCAGGCTTATCAGAGGGATCAGGGGCATCTGGATATCAATCGCATGCAAGCTGTGAATGTAGAACCCCCTGGGGAAGATATCTATGCGATGCAGATCAAGGCGTTTGAGATGGGCATTCATCCGATGACAGGCGAACCTGTATCCGATAAGTATGCTCAGATGATGCTAACTTCACTAAAGTTCAGCCAGCTATTCATGGCATTTCAGATGGTTCGTGGGAGTATGCCGGGTGGCAAAGGGCCGTTTCGCTTACCTTCTTCTCATCCAGCTGTGGCCAAGATTAAAAAGAATTTGGAAGCGGCTGAAGCAAGGAAAGCAAGTAATATTAAGGGGACGGGTGATATTTCAGGGATTAAGAGTGCAAAAGAGGTTGAAATTATTAATAAAAGGGGAGAATCTCTTGGTGAATTTGATGAAATTGATTTGAAAAAAGGGGTCTTCTATGAAGATAAGTCTGCCCAAGGTCTTAATAAAGTTAATCCTAAAACAGGACTACCTGCACAAACACCACAAGAATTCGCGGACAAACAAATATTTACCAAAACGCGAAATCGGATTTTCGCTCTAGAGAACGCCACATCGACAAGAACAACTGTGCATGGGTCGCAGGAAATACCGGCACTTCAAGAAATAAAAGGTATTAAAGAGTTCGTTTTTAGACTAGACGGTGATACACCTAAATTGAGGCAAGCTGTTAACAAAAGCATTAATAAACTAAAAGAAGAGTTTCCAGACTACAAATTTAGTGCTACTTTTGGAGGTGAATAA
- a CDS encoding RNA 2'-phosphotransferase → MKKQTEDVKLSKIMSKMLRHKPEESGLDLELTDGSCTIASFLKIIQSLPGWTGVKLTDIERVVRNSDKQRFEINNGRIRARYGHSYQKIEYNAGNPPDILYHGTNQQALPFIMTDGLDPVGRQYVHLSQSTDFAALAGSRRGELVILTIDTVKARAEGIPFYYAGNEVWLAEWIPWDLCMIK, encoded by the coding sequence ATGAAGAAGCAAACCGAAGATGTGAAGCTAAGTAAAATCATGTCCAAAATGCTACGTCATAAGCCAGAGGAATCAGGGCTTGATTTAGAACTAACAGATGGTTCTTGCACTATAGCAAGTTTTTTAAAAATCATTCAAAGTTTACCGGGCTGGACTGGAGTCAAGCTCACTGATATAGAGCGAGTCGTTCGCAATTCAGATAAGCAGCGTTTTGAAATCAATAACGGCAGAATTAGAGCTAGATATGGACATAGCTATCAAAAAATAGAATATAATGCTGGTAACCCACCAGATATTTTATATCATGGGACGAATCAGCAGGCTTTACCTTTTATTATGACGGACGGCTTAGATCCTGTAGGTAGACAATATGTACATTTATCCCAGAGTACAGATTTTGCAGCATTAGCAGGCAGTCGCAGAGGTGAATTAGTAATTCTCACAATTGATACGGTCAAAGCAAGAGCAGAAGGAATTCCTTTTTATTATGCAGGTAATGAAGTGTGGCTTGCGGAGTGGATTCCTTGGGATTTATGTATGATAAAATAA
- the yaaA gene encoding peroxide stress protein YaaA: MMRIIISPAKKMKIDTDLMAIAQMPHFINESEQLLSLLQKLSYDELKTLWKCNDAIAEQNVERIRNMNIKANLTPAIYAYEGIQYQYMAPGVFQNEELEYLQQHLRILSGFYGMLRPLDGVTPYRLEMQGKLQGPGFKSLYQFWGSKLADQLQADSNCILNLASKEYSKNITPFLNEETRFITCVFGQMVDGKLVEKATRAKMARGEMVRYMAERKITDVKDIKGFDRLEFVFSEEKSDESNYVFIYLEEK, from the coding sequence ATGATGAGAATTATCATATCACCCGCGAAAAAGATGAAGATCGATACCGATCTTATGGCTATCGCGCAGATGCCGCATTTTATTAATGAGTCAGAACAGCTATTAAGTCTGCTTCAAAAGTTATCCTATGACGAGCTCAAAACGTTGTGGAAGTGTAACGATGCAATCGCCGAACAGAACGTGGAGCGGATTCGGAATATGAATATAAAGGCAAATCTTACACCAGCCATCTATGCCTATGAGGGTATTCAGTATCAGTATATGGCTCCGGGTGTTTTTCAAAATGAGGAATTAGAGTATCTTCAGCAGCATTTACGCATATTATCCGGTTTTTATGGCATGTTGCGGCCTTTAGATGGGGTTACACCTTATCGATTGGAGATGCAGGGCAAGCTACAAGGCCCAGGTTTCAAATCGCTCTATCAATTCTGGGGCAGCAAATTGGCAGATCAGCTTCAAGCGGACAGCAACTGTATTCTGAATCTGGCTTCCAAAGAGTATAGCAAAAACATCACTCCTTTTCTGAATGAGGAGACACGTTTTATCACTTGTGTATTTGGACAAATGGTTGATGGGAAGCTTGTGGAAAAGGCAACCCGAGCTAAAATGGCTAGGGGTGAGATGGTACGGTATATGGCAGAGCGTAAGATTACAGATGTGAAGGATATTAAGGGATTTGATCGGTTAGAGTTTGTTTTCTCAGAAGAAAAGTCGGATGAGAGTAATTATGTGTTTATATATTTAGAGGAGAAATAG
- a CDS encoding prohibitin family protein, whose amino-acid sequence MKNSKTFRVGAIAVALVIIVGVLLVTFFLTRIPNGYVGVVYSPNGGVKDSTLSQGWKLVGAFDKVTKYPIRIQTVEYRDIQIATSDGKNITIDFAYNYQVEPSKVSSIFNTFGPISIQEIEDTYLKTRFRDAARKGISKFTVIDVYGEKSSEAGVDVQQRFSDDVKELGFIVSNVTVGVPQPDAKTQEAIDKRVEASQELERKTTELEIAKKEADRKRVEAQGNADKLLIEAEGQAKANKELQQSLSSQLVEYETIKKWDGALPYVSGSNTPMIQLPTTKTEQNSGAGSVSP is encoded by the coding sequence ATGAAAAATTCAAAGACGTTTAGAGTAGGGGCAATTGCGGTTGCATTAGTTATTATTGTGGGCGTGTTATTGGTGACTTTCTTTTTAACACGAATTCCTAATGGATATGTTGGGGTCGTTTATTCACCAAATGGAGGCGTAAAAGATAGCACACTGAGTCAAGGGTGGAAACTCGTTGGAGCGTTTGATAAAGTGACGAAATATCCGATCCGAATTCAAACGGTTGAATACAGAGATATTCAGATTGCTACTTCTGACGGGAAAAACATCACAATCGATTTTGCCTACAACTACCAAGTAGAACCAAGTAAAGTATCTTCTATCTTTAATACATTTGGGCCAATTAGCATTCAAGAAATTGAGGATACATATCTCAAAACACGTTTCCGTGACGCAGCTCGTAAGGGGATTTCCAAGTTTACAGTCATTGATGTTTATGGTGAAAAGTCATCCGAAGCAGGAGTAGACGTGCAACAACGTTTTTCTGACGATGTTAAAGAGCTAGGCTTCATTGTATCCAACGTTACCGTAGGTGTTCCTCAACCTGACGCTAAGACTCAGGAAGCAATCGATAAGCGTGTCGAAGCTTCTCAAGAACTGGAACGTAAAACGACTGAACTTGAGATCGCCAAAAAAGAAGCAGATCGTAAGCGCGTGGAAGCGCAAGGTAATGCAGACAAACTATTGATTGAAGCAGAAGGTCAAGCTAAAGCAAATAAAGAGCTTCAACAATCCTTATCGAGTCAACTCGTTGAATATGAAACCATCAAGAAATGGGATGGAGCCCTTCCATATGTGAGTGGGTCAAATACGCCAATGATTCAATTGCCGACTACAAAAACAGAGCAAAATAGCGGCGCGGGTAGCGTATCTCCCTAA
- a CDS encoding DUF4279 domain-containing protein: protein MEKTNIMAEFIITGDHFETKLITEQIGIEPSGTYIKGEKIDDRDLYRKETCWFLETDYQESFDINQQLNHILILLEPHIEKLKTLRTKHNLNFLFSFSIRIMDNETPAITIEQKAIGIAYDLNAEFDLDLYIL, encoded by the coding sequence ATGGAAAAAACGAATATCATGGCTGAATTTATCATTACAGGAGATCATTTCGAAACAAAGTTAATCACAGAACAGATTGGAATCGAACCATCAGGAACCTATATAAAAGGAGAAAAGATTGATGATAGAGATTTGTATCGAAAGGAAACCTGTTGGTTCTTGGAGACGGACTATCAGGAATCTTTTGATATCAATCAGCAATTGAACCACATACTCATTCTTTTGGAGCCACATATTGAAAAGTTGAAAACCTTGAGAACGAAGCATAATTTGAATTTTTTGTTTAGCTTCTCGATCAGGATTATGGATAATGAGACCCCTGCGATTACTATCGAGCAAAAGGCAATCGGTATAGCCTATGACTTGAACGCAGAGTTTGATTTAGATTTGTATATTCTATAG
- a CDS encoding cell wall hydrolase, with translation MMKNNIGMDQTNEMDEKNRISELDSVSEMKEMNVVSHMNSNERTTVDSTNEGLDLLTFADTMEPITVSRKVTHGKGDTAGKRAGRVSMLLGACALTLGLTVAAPSAGAQKLEQGVRSEHVLQLQEQLSDLGYFDAGMTGYYGSITKGAVREFQQAQGLSADGVAGPATLNRLNKKAKAEGETLRQLAKLIHGEARGESFEGQVAVGAVVLNRVHSSEFPSSISKVIFQKGQFTAIDDGQFNTKPTQTSYRAARKALNGADPTNGALYYYNPKIATSVWSKSRPTLLTIGQHDFTR, from the coding sequence ATGATGAAGAATAATATTGGAATGGATCAAACGAATGAAATGGATGAAAAGAATAGGATAAGTGAATTAGATAGCGTGAGTGAGATGAAAGAGATGAACGTGGTTAGCCATATGAACAGTAATGAACGGACTACAGTTGATAGCACAAATGAGGGGCTGGATCTATTAACGTTTGCTGACACCATGGAACCTATCACTGTCAGTCGGAAAGTCACTCATGGAAAGGGGGACACGGCTGGCAAAAGAGCAGGGCGGGTCAGCATGCTTCTCGGTGCCTGTGCGTTGACGCTGGGATTGACCGTGGCAGCTCCTTCTGCGGGAGCACAGAAGCTGGAACAGGGCGTTCGTAGCGAGCATGTACTGCAATTGCAGGAGCAATTAAGCGATCTGGGGTACTTTGACGCCGGAATGACTGGATATTATGGTTCGATTACCAAAGGTGCTGTACGAGAGTTCCAGCAGGCGCAGGGACTAAGTGCAGATGGAGTTGCAGGTCCGGCGACACTGAACAGGCTGAATAAAAAGGCCAAAGCCGAAGGCGAGACGTTACGCCAGTTGGCGAAGCTGATCCATGGTGAAGCGCGCGGAGAATCTTTTGAAGGGCAAGTCGCTGTAGGAGCGGTTGTGTTGAATCGGGTACATTCGAGTGAATTCCCGTCGTCTATTTCGAAGGTCATTTTCCAGAAAGGGCAGTTCACGGCTATAGATGATGGGCAGTTTAATACCAAGCCAACCCAGACTTCTTACAGGGCTGCTCGTAAGGCATTGAATGGCGCTGATCCGACGAACGGAGCGCTCTATTATTACAATCCGAAGATTGCCACGTCGGTGTGGAGTAAGAGCAGGCCGACGCTGCTGACCATTGGGCAGCATGATTTTACACGTTAA
- a CDS encoding MFS transporter has translation MSKLEVLRNPKQRKLLFSAGMSWLFDAMEVGMISFIVAALAKEWSLSPGQVGVLTSINSIGMALGALLAGALADRFGRKAILMWTLLIFTIASGLSALATGFAVLCALRLVAGIGLGGELPVASTLVSESMPTAERGRAVVLLESFWAGGWIVSALIANFVIPEYGWRIAFAIGALPAFYALYLRRAIQDPPRYKNHTKLHKITFREKVATVWSAPHRRTTLMLWILWFTVIFSYYGMFLWLPSVVMAKGFTMVKSFQYVLIMTIAQLPGYFTAAYFIERYGRKFVLVVYLTLTAFSAIAFGLATTEATILTAGICLSFFNLGAWGGLYAYSPELYPTSVRSTGVGLATSVGRIGGVLAPLMVGMLVQREVAISLIFTIFFVTILIGAAAVLFWGRETKGQELAE, from the coding sequence ATGAGCAAACTGGAAGTATTGCGGAATCCCAAGCAGCGCAAGCTGCTGTTCAGTGCCGGCATGAGCTGGCTGTTTGATGCGATGGAAGTTGGTATGATCTCCTTTATCGTGGCTGCACTCGCCAAGGAATGGAGTCTCAGTCCCGGACAAGTCGGTGTGCTTACGAGTATTAACTCGATTGGTATGGCGCTCGGTGCTTTGCTTGCAGGTGCACTTGCGGACCGTTTTGGACGAAAGGCCATTCTGATGTGGACCTTGCTAATCTTTACGATTGCAAGTGGTCTGTCTGCACTTGCGACCGGATTTGCCGTATTGTGTGCACTGCGTCTGGTTGCTGGTATTGGACTTGGCGGCGAGTTGCCCGTGGCATCCACACTGGTATCGGAGTCGATGCCTACAGCGGAACGTGGACGTGCCGTTGTATTATTGGAAAGTTTCTGGGCAGGGGGCTGGATTGTATCAGCACTCATTGCGAACTTTGTTATCCCGGAGTACGGATGGAGAATTGCTTTTGCCATTGGTGCACTTCCGGCGTTCTATGCACTGTATCTGCGTCGTGCCATTCAGGACCCGCCGCGGTACAAGAATCACACCAAACTTCATAAGATCACGTTCCGCGAGAAAGTGGCTACCGTCTGGTCAGCACCACATCGCCGTACAACGTTGATGCTCTGGATTTTGTGGTTTACCGTCATTTTCTCCTATTATGGTATGTTCCTGTGGTTGCCTTCGGTTGTGATGGCGAAAGGATTTACAATGGTCAAAAGCTTCCAATACGTGCTGATCATGACGATCGCACAGTTGCCAGGTTACTTCACCGCGGCGTACTTCATTGAACGTTACGGTCGCAAGTTCGTACTTGTTGTGTACCTCACATTGACTGCATTCAGTGCGATTGCGTTTGGACTGGCAACAACGGAAGCGACAATCCTGACCGCAGGAATCTGTCTTTCCTTCTTCAATCTGGGAGCCTGGGGTGGTCTGTACGCCTACAGCCCGGAATTGTATCCGACTTCCGTTCGTTCGACAGGTGTGGGTCTAGCTACATCGGTTGGCCGGATCGGTGGCGTACTTGCTCCATTAATGGTCGGTATGTTGGTTCAGCGCGAAGTGGCGATCAGCCTGATTTTCACGATTTTCTTCGTGACAATCCTCATTGGTGCAGCGGCTGTACTGTTCTGGGGCCGGGAAACGAAGGGTCAGGAACTGGCCGAGTAA
- a CDS encoding carbohydrate ABC transporter permease, with translation MFLKWFNRLILLVYALLILVPLYFVFVSSFKTSSNFFTSPFSWPDPFTWDNITGMFRNQPMWQYFGNSLVVTLGTVAIELLLSSMIAYAIVRWGGSVGEIVFALFVAGLIVPSQVSMLPIYSLTRTLGWSDSLTGLIVVSAAMLMPVSVFMLTGFMRMLNSEILEAGSMDGASEWRLYTRIALPLAAPSLAATATFLLVMVWNDLLIPMLMLSSKSKLTLPLALMQFRGEYVTNYPMMLTGVLVTAIPMIALFLLLQRYFVAGLTAGSLKG, from the coding sequence ATGTTTTTAAAATGGTTCAATCGCCTGATCTTATTGGTGTACGCGCTGCTGATTCTGGTGCCGCTGTACTTTGTATTTGTATCCTCGTTCAAAACAAGCAGCAACTTCTTCACCAGTCCATTCAGCTGGCCGGACCCGTTTACGTGGGATAACATCACGGGCATGTTTCGCAATCAGCCGATGTGGCAATATTTCGGGAACAGTCTGGTCGTGACGCTCGGCACGGTTGCCATTGAGTTATTGCTGAGCAGCATGATTGCTTACGCCATTGTCCGCTGGGGCGGTAGTGTAGGTGAAATCGTGTTTGCTCTGTTCGTAGCCGGTCTGATCGTTCCATCCCAAGTGAGTATGCTGCCGATCTATTCCCTCACGCGTACGCTCGGGTGGTCGGACAGTCTCACGGGATTGATTGTCGTATCCGCTGCGATGCTGATGCCTGTCTCTGTATTTATGTTGACAGGCTTCATGCGCATGCTCAATTCGGAGATTCTGGAAGCGGGCAGTATGGATGGGGCCAGCGAGTGGAGGCTCTATACGCGGATTGCACTGCCACTGGCTGCACCTTCGCTGGCGGCAACGGCTACGTTCCTGCTCGTCATGGTCTGGAATGACTTGCTTATTCCGATGCTGATGCTCAGCAGTAAGTCCAAGCTCACTTTACCTCTCGCGCTTATGCAGTTCCGCGGGGAATACGTGACGAACTATCCGATGATGCTTACGGGTGTGCTGGTAACGGCCATTCCGATGATTGCGTTGTTCCTTCTGCTCCAGCGTTACTTTGTTGCAGGTCTGACAGCGGGTTCACTCAAGGGGTAA